The nucleotide window GGCGAACCGGTAGATCTGGTTGCCCGAGAGGCCGTGGGGATAGCCGCCGCCCGCCCAGCGCTCGTGGTGCTGCAGCGCCACCACCGCCGCGGTCGGCGGGATCTCGGGCTGGTTCTTGAGCAGTTCCCAGCCCAGGATCGTGTGCTGCTTCATCGCCTCGGCCTCCTCAAGGGTGAGGCGGCCGGGCTTGTTGAGGATTTCCGGCGGGATGGCAATCTTGCCGATGTCGTGCAGCAGGGTGCCCAGGGCGAGGGTGCGCAGGTCGGAGAGGGGATAGCCGAGCTCCGCCCCCAGGAGCGTGGAGAGGATGCAGACGTTGACGGAGTGGCTCAGGGTATACTGGTCTGCAGACCGTATGTCCTGCAGGTTGACGGCCACCCGCGGGTTTGCGAGCAGCTCGGTGATGATCTGGTCGATGGTCTGCCGCAGTCCCTCGACGCGGATGGTAGGCGAGAAGTGGCGCATGCCGGACCGGGTGGCCTCGTTCATGGCGGCCCGGATGTCCTCCACCGTCCGGGACATGGCGTCCTCGAGCTGGTAGCGCGTCTCCTCGGAGACCACGTCCATCGGCTCGACGTCCGGCGCCAGTTCATTGACGATGTATACTGAGGTAATCCCATAACCGAGCAGGGGCCCGATAAAGGATTCGCGCAGAACGGTTCCCGCTTGCAGCAACACCTGGCCGTTCGGTGAGAACACGGTTTTCCCTAGGCGCATGCCAGCACGGATGTCCGTTGTCGGGACCCGGTACAAAATCGCACACCCCCGTGTGGAGGGATAGATGGGCCCCGCATCAGCGGTGATGCACGGTCATCCTCCCCTTTTGCGAGCCCGGTGAATGCAATACGTACATGTAGGTCAATGTAAGACGTATATGTATGAGTTATGCATAATAGGGTGTCAATCCTTCTCCGAAAGTTTACGAATCACCTTTGCTTCCATTTGCCTCCTGTCATGTGCGACAGTGCACTCGACCGGCTGCACCCTGCTACGGGGGGCCGGGGTGGGCCCGGTTGCCTCGGTGGGATGGACCCGGGCAATCGCCCGGCCGCCGGGGCGGCGGCAGGCGAGCAATATCGTGACCTCACCCACTGAAAACCATATTCGCATACACGGAGTCCTAACTAAGGGTGACTCGAACCGAGGAGGTGTGCCATGCGCTGCCCGCTGTGTAATGTTCCGATGCGGGAGGTGGAGCGCCGCGGCGTCCGCCTCGACGTGTGCACCGAGTGCCACGGCGTCTGGCTGGACGGCGGCGAGTTGGACAAGTTGCTGGCCGCCGGCCAGGCCTGGGAGGACGAGTACCGGTACCACCCCCGGCCGGCGTATGGCGACCGGTACGACGACGAGGATTCCTATCGCCGGAAGAAGAAGCGGAAGCACTTCCTCGAGGAGATCTTCGACTTCGCCATCCTCGACCTCCTCGACGACTGAGGCCCGTGGTCAGCAACCAGCAGGCAGGTGAGGCAGCGGATGCGGCAGGTGGACGTGGTCGGCGCCGTAATCCAGAACGAGGCCGGCGAGGTGCTCTGCGCCCGCCGGGCGTCGGACAAGGCCCAGGGCGGGCTGTGGGAGTTCCCCGGCGGAAAGATTGAACCCGGCGAGCAACCTGCGGAGTCGCTGCGCCGGGAGATTTGCGAGGAACTGGGCTGCGAGATCGCGGTGGGCGAGCGGGTGGCCGAGACGACGTACCGGTATCCCCACGCGGTCGTCCGGCTCGTCACCTTCCGCGCCCGCCTCGTCCGGGGCCAGCCCACGCCCCGGGAGCACGCCGAGCTGCGCTGGCTGCCCGTGGCCGACCTCGGCCGGCTTTCGTGGGCGCCGGCCGACCTGCCCACCGTCGCACGGCTGCAGGCGGAGGCGGGAGTCCGGGCCGGCCGGTAAGGTTACTCCAGGTCGACCACGCCCAGGTGGACGGCCCCGCCTCCTTCCCACAGCGGCCCCCTGAGCTCCTCGGGGTAGACCGGATCGGGCAGGGCGGCCACCTCTTCCCGGGAGAACCAGCGGCACACCCGCACCGGGCCGTCCACGTCCCGGATGCGCCACGCCTGCCACGGCCGCCCGTGCGGCCCCAGCGGCTCCACCGCCTCTCCGGCCGCGCCGTCGACCGGGCGGTCGACGGTGGCCTCGGCCCGGAACACCACCTCGACCACGTGCTCCGAGCGGCGGGCCGACCGGAACTCCTGCACGTAGGCGAGCGCGCCCACCTTCACCGCGACGCCCGCCTCTTCCAGCGCCTCCCGGACCGCGGCGGCGTACAGGTCCTCGCCGGGTTCCAGCGTGCCCCCGGGAAGCACCCACGCCCTGCCGGTCCGGCTGTGGCAGAGCAGCAGCTCCCCAGCCCGGTTGGTCACGATCACCCGGGCCACGACACGGCGCTCCTTCAGATGCACGCCCATCGCACTTCACTCCCTGTCGTCAAGTTCATCTGATCCAGAAGCGCCCTTTCCGGCCGCCGCCCGCCGCCGGACCGGCCAGGCCAGCGCTCCGGCCGTGCGCAGTGCAGCGGCAGCCAGTCCGGTTGCGAGCAACTTTTGAAATACCATTTCCGCCCCGCTGCGGCAACCCACTGGAGAGGAGGGGATCCGTCTGGACCTGGACCGCCTGAAGCAGGAGATGAAGGCCTACGCCGCGCAGGTCGGCCTCGACCTGGTGGGCGTGGCCCCGGCCGACCCCTTCCTGCGGGAGCAGCAGCTCCTGGAGGAGCGGAGGGAGCGGGGCCACGGGCCCAACCCCTACGAGCACCAGGTGATCGCCGAACGGGTCTACCCCGAGCAGTGGCTGCCAGGGGTCCGGTCCATCGTCGCCTGCGGCATCTCCTACTACCACCCCGACGCCCCGCCGCCGCCCGGCGGCGGCCCGGCGCTCAGGGGCTGGCTCTCCCGCTATTGCCGGGGGCGCGACTACCACCACATCCTGAAGGAGCGGATCCTCCGTCTCGCGGGGTGGCTGGAGGAGCGGGCGCCGGGCCACCGGCACCTGGCCTACGTGGACACCGGCCCGCCACTGGACCGGGCCGTCGCCGAGCGGGCCGGCATCGGCAAGTTCGGCAAGCACACCAACCTGATCACACGGGAGTACGGCACCTGGGTCTTCCTGGGCGAACTGCTGACCACGCTGCCGCTGCCGCCCGACGAGCCGGTACCGCCGGCCTGCGGCGACTGCACCCTCTGCATCGACGCCTGCCCGACGGGGGCGCTCACCGAGTGGCGGCTGGACGCCAACCGCTGCCTCTCCTACATCACGCAGATGAAGGGGATCATCCCCCCGGAGTACCGCGAGGCGATGGGCAACCGGCTCTTCGGCTGCGACGACTGCCAGGACGTCTGCCCCTACAACCGGCGGGCCCGCCCCTCCCCCCACCCCGAGTTCGCGCCGGCGGCTGAGCTGGGCGGGGGCCAGCCGGACCTCCTGCAGATCATGGCGATGACCGGCAGCGAGTTCCGCCGCCTGTTCGAGCCGACGGCGGCCGGCTGGCGGGGCAAGACGACCATCCAGCGCAACGCGGTGATCGCCCTGGGCAACAGCGGCGACCCCGCGGCCCTGCCGGCGCTGGTGGCGGCCCTGGGGAGCGAGAGCGAGGTGATCCGGGCGCACGCGGCCTGGGCGCTGGGCCGCCTCGCCCGGCTGGTCCCGGAAGCGGCCCCTGCGGCACGGCAGGCCCTGGAAGAGCGAGCGGCGCGTGAGGCCGCCGCGCCGGTTCTCATCGAGTTGAAAGCCGCCCTGGAATCCCTGGGCGGCGGTGAATAGGTCGTCCATCCTTCGGCCAGAATAGCAGGCAGAGGCAGCTCATATTTGGCGCCTCTGCTACGCCCATTCTTGGTGGGCAGGGAGCCGGCCCGGCGGTGAGGGCCGGCTCCCTGTCATTTGCCCGTGCGGCGGGCCACCGCCTGTGCGGACTGCTCGTCCGCGTGGTAGGAGGAGCGCACCAGGGGGCCCGACTCGCAGTGGGCGAAGCCCCTCCTGAGCGCCTCCTCCCGCAGGTGGGCGAACTCGGCCGGCGTGTAGAACTTCGCCACCGCCAGGTGGCGGGATGTCGGCCGCAGGTACTGGCCGAAGGTGACGATGTCGACCCCGACCGCCCGCAGGTCGTCCATCGCCTCGTACAGCTCGGCCATGGTCTCGCCCAGGCCCACCATGATGGAGGACTTGGTGCTGATGTGCGGCTTCATCTCCTTGGCCCGCCGGAGCACCTCCAGCGAGCGGTCGTACTTGGCCCGCGACCGCACCCGGTCGGAGAGGCGCCGCACGGTCTCGATGTTGTGGTTGAGAACGTCGGGCTCGGCCTCCATCACCTCGGCCAGCGCGTCCCAGTTGCCCATGAAGTCGGGGATCAGCACCTCGACGCCGGTGGAGGGGTTCTTGCGCCGGATGGCCCGGATGGTCTCGGCGAAGATCCGGGCGCCGCCGTCCGGCAGGTCGTCGCGCGCCACCGAGGTGACGACCACGTGGCGCAGGTTCATCTGCACGCAGGCGTCGGCCACCCGCTCGGGCTCATCCAGGTCGAGCCCCGCCGGGGCGCCGGAGGTGACGGCGCAGAAGCCGCAGTTGCGGGTGCAGACGTCGCCCAGGATCATGAACGTCGCCGTGCGCCGGTTCCAGCACTCGAAGATGTTGGGGCAGCGGGCCTCCTCGCAGACGGTGTGCAGCCCGCGCCCGCGCATCAGCCGCTTCAGTTCGACGAACTCCGGGTCGGTGTGCAGGTTGATCTTCAGCCACTCGGGCTTCCGGCTGACGTCCGGCCTGGCGCGGCTGGGCAGGATCGGAAGCTCCAGGTCGGGGTCGATCCTGAACTCTGCCATGGTCTCACCTCATTAGACCAAAGTCTACCCGCTTTTTCCCTGCCGCGCAACGTGGCCCCCTCCTCGGGCACGGGAAATCATGGTACCCCAGTTGTAGACTGTGGTAAAATTGTCATGTGAGTGCCAAACTGCCGCGTCAGGGGGAATCGCCGTGGAGGAGCGCCAGCCGCACATCCAGTGCCGCACAGGCGATATTGCACCCTACGTCCTGCTGCCCGGCGACCCGGGGCGGATCGACGCGATCGCCGCCCAACTGGACCGTTGGGAACCCGTCGCCTGCAACCGGGAGTACCGTACCATCACCGGTACCTATCAGGGCATGCCCGTCACTGCCACCTCCACCGGCATCGGCGGCCCCTCCGCCGCCATCGCCGTGGAGGAGCTGATCCGCACGGGGGCGCGGGTCCTGGTGCGCATCGGCAGCGCCGGCGCCCTGCAGCCCCACATCCGGGTGGGCGACCTGCTGGTCGCCGTGGGGGCCGTGCGGGAGGAGGGGGCCAGCGCCATGTACGTCCCCGCCGCCTACCCGGCGGTCAGCGACCCTGCGGTGCTCACCGCGCTCCTGCAGGCGGCGAAGGGGCTGGGCGCAACCGCCCACGCCGGCATCGTGCGCAGCCACGACAGCTTCTACACCGACCGGGAGGACGAGCTGACCCGCTTCTGGGCGGGGAAGGGCGTCCTCGGGTCCGACATGGAGACCGCCACGCTCCTCACCGTAGCCCGCCTGCGCGGCGCCAGGGCCGGGAGCGTGCTCAACGTGGTGGTGCCCGCAGACGGCGGGCTCGAGGCGGGGATCAACGACCTGGTGGCGGGAAAGGAGGCGGCACGGCGAGGCGAAACTGCCGAGATCAGGGTTGCACTGCACGCGCTCCATGCCCTGTGGGCGGAGGAAACTTGCTAGGAGGTGCTCGCATGGCTGCACAGCAGAAGAACGTATGGGCGTTCCGGTTCACGACCCTCTCCCTGGTGCTGATTCCGGTTGCCGTGGGCATCAACTACGTCGGCAAGCTCTTCGCCGCTGCGCTGAAGCTCCCCCTGTGGCTCGACTCCATCGGCACGGTCCTCGCCGGCATGCTGGCCGGGCCATGGATCGGCGCCATCTCCGGAGCCGTGAACAACATCATCTTCGGCATCACGGCCGACCCGGTCTCATTCTGGTACCTGATCACCTCCATCGTCATCGGCCTTGTGGTCGGCTACCTGGCCATGACCGGCTGGATCCGCGACTTCGGCCGGGCCGTCCTGCTCGGCCTGATCGTGGCCCTGGCCGCTGCGGTGGTCTCCACCCCGATCAACGTCATCCTCTGGGAGGGCACCACCAGCAACGTCTGGGGTGACGCCCTCTACACGATCCTGCGCGATCAGGGGACGCCGGTCTGGATCGCCTCCTTCATCGACGAGCTGGTCGTCGACCTCCTGGACAAGGTGGCTACGGTCATCGTCTCCTTCCTGATCTTCAAGGCGCTGCCGCAGCGCCTCACCGGCCTCTTCGCCGGCCAGGACCAGGTGGAGAAGCTGTAGCGGCCATAGACCGGACCGGCTTTCGCATCGCAGAACGGCGCCGGGGCTGTCTCTCTGGCAGCCCCGGCGCCTGAGTGACAGGCAGGTGACCGCATTGCAGTTCACCCTCTACGTACCCGGCGATTCGTGGGTGCACCGGCTGGACCCGGTCTCCAAGATGCTCATCACCGTCGTCGGCCTGGCCTGCACCTTCCTGCTGCCCGGCCACCTGGCCCCGGCGCTCCTGCTTGCGGCCTCGCTCGCCCTGCTGGCGACGGCCGGCGTGCTGCGCCGTACGGCCGCCGTCTTCGCGGGGGTAGCCCTGATCGCCGTCACCTTCTTCGTCGTCCAGGGGCTGGTCTACGCCGGCAACGAGACCCCGGCGCTGGCCCTGGGCCCGCTCACCTTCTACCGGGAGGGCCTGCTCCTGGGCCTCCGGCTCACCCTGCGGCTCTACAACATCCTCGCCTCCAGCCTCATCCTCATCCTGACGACCCGGCCCTCCGACCTGGTGGAGTCCCTGATGCGCCGGGGGCTGCCCGCCCGGTTCGGCTACGTGATCATCGCGGTGCTGCAGATCATCCCCACCATGGTGGAGGCCTCTAACCGGATTACCGACGCCCAGCGCTCCCGGGGCATGGAGACCGAGGGGAGCCTCTGGGTCCGCCTGCGCGCCTTCATCCCCCTCATGGGCCCGCTGGTCACCTCCTCCCTCATCGCCACCGAGGAGCGCGCCCTGGCGCTGGAGGTGCGGGGCTTCGCCTCCAACCGGAGGCCCACGTTCCTGAACGAAGAGTCGATCCCGGGCTACGCCTGGCCGGTGCGGATCGCCGCCCTGGCCGTGCTCCTGCTCGGCATCGCGGGGCGGGTGGTGCTGTCATGAGCGTGATCCGGGTGGAGAACCTGCGCTACCGCTATCCCCGGCAGACGGAGCTGGCCCTGGACGGCATCAGCTTCACGGTGGAGCCCGGCGAGTTCGTGGGCATCGTGGGCCCCAACAAGGCGGGCAAGTCCACCCTCTGCCAGGCGCTGGTGGGCCTGGTGCCCCACTTCTACAAGGGCGCCATCGGCGGCCGGGTCGAGGTGGCGGGGCTGGACGTACACGCCGCGCCGGTGGCCGAGGTGAGCCGCAGGGCGGGGCTCGTCTTCCAGAGCCCGTTCACCCAGATGTCGGGCGCCAAGTTCAGCGTGTACGAGGAGGTCGCCTTTGGCCTGGAGCGCGCCGGGGTTCCCCGGGAGGAGATGATCCGGCGCATCGAGTGGGCCCTGCGGTTACTCGGGCTCTGGGAGCTGCGCGACCGCAGCCCCTTCGCCCTCTCCGGCGGGCAGATGCAGCGGCTGGCCATCGCCTCGGTGCTGGTGATGGAGCCGGAGGTCCTGATCCTGGACGAGCCCACGTCGCAGCTGGACCCGGCGGGCACCAGCGAGGTCTTCGCCGCGGTGGGCGACCTCTGCCGGCGGGGCATGGCGGTGGTGATGGCCGAGCACAAGGTGGACCGCATCGCCGCCCGGGCCGACAAGGTGCTGGTGCTGGACCGGGGAAAGGTGCTGGCCTGGGGCCCGCCGGGCGAGGTCTTCAGCCTGGACGGCCTCGAGGCGCGCGGGGTCGCGGTCCCCGCCGTCACCGCGGCCGCCCGGGAACTGGGCTGGCGGGAGCAGGACGGCAGCTATCCGGTCACCGTCGAGGCGGCCGTCAGGATTGGGGGTGCGGCGCTTGGCCGAGATCAGGGTTAAGGACCTGCACTTCCACTACACCCCGGGCGTGGAGGTGCTGCGGGGGATCACGCTCGCGCTCGAGCCCGGGGCGGTGGCCATCATCGGGCAGAACGGCGCGGGCAAGTCCACGTTCGTCCGGCTGCTCAACGGTCTCCTCAGGCCGACCCGGGGCGAGGTCTGGGTGGACGGGGTCACCACGAGTTCCACCACCGTGGCCGGCATGGCCCGCAAGGTGGGGCTGGTCTTCCAGAATCCCACGGATCAGCTGTTCAAGAGCCGGGTGCTGGACGAGGTGATGTTCGGCCCCCTCAACCTGGGCCTCAGCCCGGACGAGGCGCGCCGGCGGGCCGGGGCCGCCCTGGCCAGGGTGGGGCTGACCGGGGTCGAGGGGCACAACCCGTACGACCTGGGGCTGGCGGAGCGCAAGCTGGTGACCATCGCCAGCGTGCTGGCGATGGAGACGCCCGTGGTGATCCTCGACGAGCCGACCATCGCCCAGGACGCCACGGGCGTGCGGCAGATCGGTGAGATCGTCACGTGGCTCCGGGAGCAGGGGCGCACAGTGATCACCATCACC belongs to Symbiobacterium terraclitae and includes:
- a CDS encoding energy-coupling factor ABC transporter ATP-binding protein, which translates into the protein MAEIRVKDLHFHYTPGVEVLRGITLALEPGAVAIIGQNGAGKSTFVRLLNGLLRPTRGEVWVDGVTTSSTTVAGMARKVGLVFQNPTDQLFKSRVLDEVMFGPLNLGLSPDEARRRAGAALARVGLTGVEGHNPYDLGLAERKLVTIASVLAMETPVVILDEPTIAQDATGVRQIGEIVTWLREQGRTVITITHDMDFVARYFQRVLVFQGGQVLADGTAEEIFARPDLLRQAGLEPPPVTVLGRELGLARPPLTVEDFVARIRAKASGETL
- a CDS encoding ECF transporter S component yields the protein MAAQQKNVWAFRFTTLSLVLIPVAVGINYVGKLFAAALKLPLWLDSIGTVLAGMLAGPWIGAISGAVNNIIFGITADPVSFWYLITSIVIGLVVGYLAMTGWIRDFGRAVLLGLIVALAAAVVSTPINVILWEGTTSNVWGDALYTILRDQGTPVWIASFIDELVVDLLDKVATVIVSFLIFKALPQRLTGLFAGQDQVEKL
- the lipA gene encoding lipoyl synthase, which translates into the protein MAEFRIDPDLELPILPSRARPDVSRKPEWLKINLHTDPEFVELKRLMRGRGLHTVCEEARCPNIFECWNRRTATFMILGDVCTRNCGFCAVTSGAPAGLDLDEPERVADACVQMNLRHVVVTSVARDDLPDGGARIFAETIRAIRRKNPSTGVEVLIPDFMGNWDALAEVMEAEPDVLNHNIETVRRLSDRVRSRAKYDRSLEVLRRAKEMKPHISTKSSIMVGLGETMAELYEAMDDLRAVGVDIVTFGQYLRPTSRHLAVAKFYTPAEFAHLREEALRRGFAHCESGPLVRSSYHADEQSAQAVARRTGK
- a CDS encoding NUDIX domain-containing protein gives rise to the protein MGVHLKERRVVARVIVTNRAGELLLCHSRTGRAWVLPGGTLEPGEDLYAAAVREALEEAGVAVKVGALAYVQEFRSARRSEHVVEVVFRAEATVDRPVDGAAGEAVEPLGPHGRPWQAWRIRDVDGPVRVCRWFSREEVAALPDPVYPEELRGPLWEGGGAVHLGVVDLE
- a CDS encoding energy-coupling factor ABC transporter ATP-binding protein translates to MSVIRVENLRYRYPRQTELALDGISFTVEPGEFVGIVGPNKAGKSTLCQALVGLVPHFYKGAIGGRVEVAGLDVHAAPVAEVSRRAGLVFQSPFTQMSGAKFSVYEEVAFGLERAGVPREEMIRRIEWALRLLGLWELRDRSPFALSGGQMQRLAIASVLVMEPEVLILDEPTSQLDPAGTSEVFAAVGDLCRRGMAVVMAEHKVDRIAARADKVLVLDRGKVLAWGPPGEVFSLDGLEARGVAVPAVTAAARELGWREQDGSYPVTVEAAVRIGGAALGRDQG
- a CDS encoding nucleoside phosphorylase, giving the protein MEERQPHIQCRTGDIAPYVLLPGDPGRIDAIAAQLDRWEPVACNREYRTITGTYQGMPVTATSTGIGGPSAAIAVEELIRTGARVLVRIGSAGALQPHIRVGDLLVAVGAVREEGASAMYVPAAYPAVSDPAVLTALLQAAKGLGATAHAGIVRSHDSFYTDREDELTRFWAGKGVLGSDMETATLLTVARLRGARAGSVLNVVVPADGGLEAGINDLVAGKEAARRGETAEIRVALHALHALWAEETC
- a CDS encoding (deoxy)nucleoside triphosphate pyrophosphohydrolase encodes the protein MRQVDVVGAVIQNEAGEVLCARRASDKAQGGLWEFPGGKIEPGEQPAESLRREICEELGCEIAVGERVAETTYRYPHAVVRLVTFRARLVRGQPTPREHAELRWLPVADLGRLSWAPADLPTVARLQAEAGVRAGR
- a CDS encoding zf-TFIIB domain-containing protein encodes the protein MRCPLCNVPMREVERRGVRLDVCTECHGVWLDGGELDKLLAAGQAWEDEYRYHPRPAYGDRYDDEDSYRRKKKRKHFLEEIFDFAILDLLDD
- a CDS encoding HD-GYP domain-containing protein; its protein translation is MDVVSEETRYQLEDAMSRTVEDIRAAMNEATRSGMRHFSPTIRVEGLRQTIDQIITELLANPRVAVNLQDIRSADQYTLSHSVNVCILSTLLGAELGYPLSDLRTLALGTLLHDIGKIAIPPEILNKPGRLTLEEAEAMKQHTILGWELLKNQPEIPPTAAVVALQHHERWAGGGYPHGLSGNQIYRFARVCAICDCYDAMTSDRIYRKGLSPAMALESLSGPMHGFFDPQMLLAFLNCIAPWPVGSMVELTGGRKAVVVAAERGRADRPRVRVLLEADGTRIATPYEIDLFRERHVEVVRELHESAEQYMSELAG
- the queG gene encoding tRNA epoxyqueuosine(34) reductase QueG; this encodes MKAYAAQVGLDLVGVAPADPFLREQQLLEERRERGHGPNPYEHQVIAERVYPEQWLPGVRSIVACGISYYHPDAPPPPGGGPALRGWLSRYCRGRDYHHILKERILRLAGWLEERAPGHRHLAYVDTGPPLDRAVAERAGIGKFGKHTNLITREYGTWVFLGELLTTLPLPPDEPVPPACGDCTLCIDACPTGALTEWRLDANRCLSYITQMKGIIPPEYREAMGNRLFGCDDCQDVCPYNRRARPSPHPEFAPAAELGGGQPDLLQIMAMTGSEFRRLFEPTAAGWRGKTTIQRNAVIALGNSGDPAALPALVAALGSESEVIRAHAAWALGRLARLVPEAAPAARQALEERAAREAAAPVLIELKAALESLGGGE
- a CDS encoding energy-coupling factor transporter transmembrane component T, with the protein product MTALQFTLYVPGDSWVHRLDPVSKMLITVVGLACTFLLPGHLAPALLLAASLALLATAGVLRRTAAVFAGVALIAVTFFVVQGLVYAGNETPALALGPLTFYREGLLLGLRLTLRLYNILASSLILILTTRPSDLVESLMRRGLPARFGYVIIAVLQIIPTMVEASNRITDAQRSRGMETEGSLWVRLRAFIPLMGPLVTSSLIATEERALALEVRGFASNRRPTFLNEESIPGYAWPVRIAALAVLLLGIAGRVVLS